TTATTTTtttgcacgcgttttcggcttgttAAACGGGGTTTTTTCcgggttttttcgacgttttggttttcctccggtcttccttagctttttgacaaaaaaaatatttgaaaaaaaattatgcGGAAAAAACGCGCATTTATTCATGAAAGTCACGGTTTTTtactgcgagaggcacggttgtgctttagcgagagtcacggccgtgcctttcggaaacgaaaaacAACGCGTTTCCTGTTTTtttctttagcgagagtcacggttttgcttccgcgagagacacggttgtgcttttgcgagagtcacggccgtgcctctcggaaagggaaaaacaaaacgcgttttctattttttttcgcgagagtcacggttttgcttccgcgagaggcacggttgtgctttcgtgagagtcacggccgtgcctctcagaaagagaaaaaaatacgcattttctgttttttttctttcgcgagagtcatgattTTGTTTCTGCGAGaggtacggttgtgctttcgcgagagtcacggtcgtgcctcttggaaacgaaaaaaacgcgtttttcgtttttttcctttcatgagagtcacgattttgcttccacgagaggcgcaggtgtgatttcgcgagaggcacgggcatgcctctttcggaaaggaaaaaaaccgtgcttctggttcggttttttcgcccggttttttCGTAAAAAAAAAAGTTcgccaaaacctatcaacatgggatttagtttttaagatctcgacgcgaggaatccaatggtgaaaacgatTCGAGATTTAGATGCATGGTTTaaaagataaaatgttttgaataaacggatttacgaaaaaaggaaaacttccagcttgcgacaagtggcgcgctgcatgtgcgtcacttgtcacgacctgggaaagtggagtgttctttgcaacgagtactgctTCATTAGTGATTTCGCTATTTGGCGCCTTTGGTGCCAATTAAAAATAGCGCCCGCAGCTAACCTCTTGGGCCGCGGCCCATTGGTCGCCGCACATGTGTTGCTTGTTTTTTTTTCATTCGCTTGTTTTTGTTTCCCTTTTTGTTTCTGCTGCTGTGTTGCTCAATGAAAAAATCGCTTTAATTTTTCTTGCGGCATATTTTTTTCACGGGTTtagaaatgtttgtgaatttgaaattgttcatgatttcaaaaaaaaattgacttAAATTTGCACAAAAAAAGGTAAATAGAAACGAAAAAGCAAAAACGAAAAACGAAAAAGCAGGCTGAAAAACAGAagtaaaaatacaaaataaaaccgGTCTAGAAATCCGGAAAGGCAGCCTACTTACAGTGCGCCCACCACGGCTACAGCACTATCAGGCGCATATAAGGATTTTGCCGTGGTCCAACAATAGTCTGTGGCCGGGCCGATGGTGAGGATATGGTGGACGTGGACCGCTCTGCGTGACATAGCTAGGCCAGCCAAGATTTCTACTGTGGCTAGTGAGTGGTGCACACAGGTGCCGGAGCTAGCTGTCTGTGCCATATGGGCCACGGGCACTAGCCTAGTTTCGTCTAGACAGACGCACTACTACCACTGAGCACAGCGAAAGAGCAAGCCATCATATGTACCGTTCGTCACAAATACTGTTTCATGTCACACCCAGATATACCAGCCAGCCGACCGAATCACACCCACCCAAGCTCCAGACAAGCCACAAACGAGGCCACCCAAACAACAACAGAGGATTATACAGCTGCAGCGTTGCCGACGACGAACCACGACGGACGTACGCCCTCACGCCCCGACCCTCTTGCCGCTGGCGTGCGCGGCGGTGCAGGAGATCACCTGGTAGCCGTCCTTCTTGCTCTTGGGCTTCCGCGGGATGCACCGGTCGTGCAGGTCCACCGCCTCCTCCGCCTTCCCCGCCCTGCCATCATCCACCGTCACATATTCAGAATAGTAATACAGCAGCAGTACAGTAAGTCGTAAGCGGTTATCATTCCGCATCACTGTCTCTCGTACCCTCCCCATCATCACGGCTCCCGTGCAGCACAATCCGCGGCGGAGTACTTGGCACAAAGATCGGTTCCTCTGTACAAGTGCGCCGCatgtatggctcgagggctccctcCCCCGGGCCACACCCGCTTGAGAACCGGACGAGTTCAATGCCTGACAGGGGCGCTTACTTGAACAGCATCCATTGCAACATCATCCATTGCTTCCTGATAATGTGTTGATGGTTTCACGTCTTACTCGGTCCCTCAGATTATTATACCAGTACTCCTACTGCTATGCCCTCGTACCGGAGTCACGGGCTCATGTCTCTGAACAAGTGTAAATAAATCCAAAACGTAATTAAGTTCAGCGATCGCTCGTGTCGCAGGGCAAGAACACTTCCAAGATTTGGCGCTGGCTCTCGCGTGCCAGCACGGGCCCGTGCGAGCCGAGAATTCAAGGCGCGTCCCTGACATTCTGGATCGACCGATCGATCCGTCCTGTTTGTGACTTGTGAGCATGAGCGATAGCTCCGCGAGACCTATTCCTATTTATGAACTTAACCACCGATCAAGTACTCCTACCCCCGGTGGAATTTTCGCAGCGCCTTTAACCAACTGCCGCTACGGCGGGCCGAATCAATGGAACAGTGCCCGACTGACTGGCCGCCATTAACGGCGGCCAGAAAGCTTGGAGTGACGAGCTGCTGGCGGTCACTAACTCTAGTAACTACGTAGAACCGAATAGTGGCGGTGGTGCCGGTTTAATTTGGTGGGTGCGTGCTTATCGGATGGCATTGATGGTCGGCGTGGAGTGTGGTGTTATACGGTTATACCTGTCGGCGTTGTCGGAGGACGACCGCCGGAGGACGGCCAGGTCCTGGCACGGGTCGGCGGCCGGGCGCTGCGTCTCCACCAGGCTCCCGCTGAAGTACTCCTTGTCCTCGACCGCCTTCTGCCGGTACACGGCCGTCTCGGCGGCCGCGCGAGCCGGCGGGCGCGGCGGGCGCGGGCGGTAGTGCACCCCGCGCGGCAGCACCGGCGTCGCCAGCCCGCCCTTCACCGACACGGACCCGCACGAGATGAGCTGCATCAGCACGGACGACGCCCTGGCCCGGTTCGCGCCGCTGGGGACGGTCGCCAGGACGCGGCCGTCCGCCCTGAtcagcgcctccagcgtctcggggcTCGTGGACGCCGTCGGCGGCGACGTCTCCTCGCGGCTCAGCTCCTCCTGGGCGCGCCTCTGGTGGCCGCGGCTGCGCCCGCGGTGCCCGTCCTCGGTCTGCGTCGCCGCGTCCGCTGCCGCCGCGGCGCGGTCCTCGGCCTTGTACACCCTGTACTCGCCGACCTCCGCTGTGCCGCACGCGCCGGCGACGCCCTTCCTGTGACCGTGCTCCCAGCCTGAGGACGAGGACGTGGTGGTGTCGTGCGAGCCGGAGGAGCAGGAGgacgcggcggccgcgtcgagcaGCGGGAGGTGGATCGCCGGCGGGTGCAGGCGCTCGGTGCCCTTGAGCACGTACTCCCGCCCGCCCACCGGGTGCACGTAGTCGTCGTCCGCCAGGTCGTGCCACACGAACCCGTTCCTGTAGCTCCTGCGCATTACAATTTACAACAACACCGCAAATCAGCAGAGAACGCATGTCAGAGCGCCAGAGCCGCCATGCCATTCTTGCGCATCGCCGGTGAACTAATCCAAGCTTTAAGCCGAACTGCAAACCTCTTGGAGGCCCAGGAGTACATGCGCGCCATCCCCTTGCCTCGCAGCGCGTCGAGCCGATCGATCACATCTACACAGTACAGCAACAATGAGCAGATGATACGCTCAGTGCAGAACGAAACAAAAAAGGTTCACGCGCCATGAGCGGACGGTGCACGGCCGGCGTACCTCGGAGGTAGAGGCCGTCGGGGGAGGAGAGGGCGACCTCCATGAAGTGCGGGTGCTCGAGCTGCCCGTTCCTGGACAGGTAGTACACGACGGCGACCCTGGCCGGCCCCGGCCTCGGGCGCGGCGGCCTGGGCACGGCCGCCATGTCGGGGCTCCGTTGCCCCTGCTGCTCGCGCCAATGCGGCCTCGGCTGCTGCTCCGCCCGCGCccttccaccaccacctccaccaccaccccccgccaccaccaccgccatctATATATCTCCAAGCTCCTGCTTGGACAATGGATATGCTGCAATCTCGTATCCGGGGACGCTATAACAAGCAGCAGCGGAGTGCAGGCGGTACGTACGTACGTGGTCAGCAGAGCACGGCAGCTAGCGCTTAAAGGCGGCGAGTGCGACACAAGGGAAGGTGCAAAAGGAGGCCGCAGCGACGCAGTGATCAGGCATTCAAACCCCCCCGCAGGACCATCGGGCAGCTGTGAGCTTTGGCCTCTGGCTCGCGGCGCAGCAGCGGTTTGGTGCAGCAGCGGCAGCGCCGCGCAGTGAGAGCGAGGTTGGGGTCAACAATGCCCAGAGGAGGGGTCTTTGCTTCCACTTTGTATGGAGGATTGTCCTGTTGGTGGTAGTACTTGAGATTAATTAGTGGCACTGTTGACTAATGCAGTGGGGATTTGTGGGTTGGAGGCGACTTTGAGAACAGTGTGTTAAGGACTTAAGGTGGGTGTTAATGTGGGAAGGGGACTGGTTTCTGGAGCGTGGCGAAGTGGCAGCTGCTTTGGCGCTGCAAACCGGTTGTTTTAAGCCCAAGGTTTGACTATCGAGGCCCGGCACCGCACGTATGGGGCACGGCGGCGACACCGGCCAAGTCCGGCGGGCCCGAGGTGTCAGTCGGTCGAAGCACGGTGTGCAAAGCGTAGCGTAGGGGCGTGCGTACGTCGTAAACAAAGCGGATTGTGTGTTGATTAGTGGATTAGCGTCACTTCGTGTCTGATGGTGCCCCCCGACAACGGATTAATAAGCTGGGCATGTGCGCGTGAAGCCGGCCTTGGAGCACGGGTGTACTATGATGGCATGGCTATGCTACACTGCCGTTGCCGTTGATGATGCTAGTAAAATGGGTTCATTGTCTCATTTTCTGGCAAATTGCTAGTAGTAAAAATATTTGGAAGCATTTGCGTGCGTGGGAAGGCTGCAATCCCTGTCCTGTCCACGGGAGAGAAGCGGACAATTAGTATACTAATCCGAGCCACGTGAGAGGGGCCATCGGCCATCCTTAAACAatcccatggcccggtaattatgagTGTGTGCATCATGCTAACCAGAGCCATTTAGCACCAGGCCCCACTTATCCACCGGTGCCACGAGTCAGTGAGGCCAAAAGCAACGGTAATCAGGCAATGTAGTCAGTGGCAGTGGCTGATCTTGGCCATAGTTTACGAGGGGGGCAGCCGGGCAGGGCCACCGACTACGAGGTGGCCGGGCGCGGACAGCGAGACTGCACGGCGGGCGAGCGAGACGGAGGGAGGGGGGCGAGGCGAGGCTGCGTTTGACTCACGGAGATGGACGGGACGGTGCGACGCCGGGCGCGTCGAGATGCGCGCCGGCAGTCTCACTCGCGCGCCCATCGATCCAGCCCTCTCTTTGTTTTCTGCTTTTCACGGCCTGTCCTCCTCTCGCTCTTCTTTACCGCGCCCCGGGAATACTAGTACTAGCGTGTAGTAGTATTGATTAGTGGCAGGTGTTGTACTGACAATGATGATCTGATCGACGAATGCCCACTGATTGCTCCGTGACCATGCGTGCCTGCTGCAATCGATCGATTTCTCATTTTCACGCGGCCGGGGCATCGGAATTCGCACGCGTTTTCGTGTGCCTTTTTCTTCTTGGCGGGAGCAAAAATACAGGAGCGCGAATGCGATTTAGAGCATCTACCGTCAGTGTCGTCAAATCCTCCTCGTACATTTGCAGGCGCACCCGGTTTGACCGGCCATGAAAAAAGTGACACAACCGAATCCCTTGTATCAGTCTTATAGGCTCCGGACGCGCCTGGTCAGTCCGTCATGCGGCCCATCCTCGAtcatctttttttctttctttattctttattttctattttcttttatctTCACAAACCACGCGCAACTGATCAGACATATGAGGAAGAAAATAAAAAATGTGACTGCATGGATGGACAACCAGGGACTAAAAAAGGACACACCCGGTCACTAATAGCATGGGTCCACGGACATTTAGAGTCAGATTTGATAAGTCCGACTATAGATGTTGTTAGAGAGCTGTCTCAGTGTTGGTCCTCCTCGACCTCTTGCCGCACGGGTGCACATGAATTAAACACCGGTTGCTTTGTGACCATGCGCGTGCTGCAATTGATCGATTTCTCATTTTCACCCGGCCGGGGCATTGGAATTCATAGGCCTTTTCTTTTTCTTAACGGAACTAGAGGACGCGATGTAGGAaaaaagtctaaaataaaccttAAATTTGTATATGAAAGTTAAAGTAAAACTCTAAACTTCTAATCTCTAAAACTAGCACACTGAGCTCTCTGATCGATCTATTTTAAACCTTGAGTGTGTTTTCAAACAGGACCGTTGACCTagcagctcaaacacgggatcgttGCCTGTAGCCGGACACGACTGGGCCAGCCCATCAGCCGTGAAGCATGTTTTTTTGGGCCACTTAAAAATAGCAAAAGAAAATAGAAGGAAAGAATGCCGGGAATCATATTTGCAACCTCGCACTACTGAAAACTCCTACGAGCCACTCTACTCGATGGCTGTTGGTGAGAAACGCGACATTATTTAACCACGTAC
The Triticum dicoccoides isolate Atlit2015 ecotype Zavitan chromosome 3A, WEW_v2.0, whole genome shotgun sequence genome window above contains:
- the LOC119269521 gene encoding protein UPSTREAM OF FLC-like, with protein sequence MAVVVAGGGGGGGGGRARAEQQPRPHWREQQGQRSPDMAAVPRPPRPRPGPARVAVVYYLSRNGQLEHPHFMEVALSSPDGLYLRDVIDRLDALRGKGMARMYSWASKRSYRNGFVWHDLADDDYVHPVGGREYVLKGTERLHPPAIHLPLLDAAAASSCSSGSHDTTTSSSSGWEHGHRKGVAGACGTAEVGEYRVYKAEDRAAAAADAATQTEDGHRGRSRGHQRRAQEELSREETSPPTASTSPETLEALIRADGRVLATVPSGANRARASSVLMQLISCGSVSVKGGLATPVLPRGVHYRPRPPRPPARAAAETAVYRQKAVEDKEYFSGSLVETQRPAADPCQDLAVLRRSSSDNADRAGKAEEAVDLHDRCIPRKPKSKKDGYQVISCTAAHASGKRVGA